One Dioscorea cayenensis subsp. rotundata cultivar TDr96_F1 chromosome 17, TDr96_F1_v2_PseudoChromosome.rev07_lg8_w22 25.fasta, whole genome shotgun sequence DNA window includes the following coding sequences:
- the LOC120280694 gene encoding LOW QUALITY PROTEIN: DEAD-box ATP-dependent RNA helicase 39 (The sequence of the model RefSeq protein was modified relative to this genomic sequence to represent the inferred CDS: deleted 1 base in 1 codon): MLRFSFSAARAAPAMAGAGAVVSSSLFSSTLTRPVYRLSSSLTAVPASDTADAVQPLRRSLLLDRLRSRHLKDAGKSSPLIVPPSRPTPAGEKKERRSAMAGSFEELGLEEEVMGAVREIGISVPTEIQCIGVPSVLEGKSVVLGSHTGSGKTLAYLLPLIQLLRRDEQLYGMLMKPKRPRAIVLCPTRELCEQVFRVAKSISHHARFRSTMISGGGRLRPQEDSLSMPVDMVVGTPGRVLQHIEEGNMVYGDIKYLVLDEADTMFDRGFGPDIRKFLAPLKKRATKPDDHGFQTVLVTATMTKAVQKLVDDEFEGIIHLRTSSLHKKVASARHDFIKLSGSENKLESLLQVLEPSLSKGNRVMIFCNTLNSSRAVDHFLVENQIFTVNYHGEVPAEERVENLKKFKSEEGDCPTLVCTDLAARGLDLDVDHVIMFDFPLNSIDYLHRTGRTARMGAKGKVTSLVSKKDLLLANRIEEAIKKNESLESLNVVNVRRDATTTPQTVSRGRNSRVLKVTSPKNRPSAKSSKVSQKPAKASISKPSATASVKRSPFEDR, encoded by the exons ATGCTTCGGTTCTCATTCTCGGCGGCGAGAGCGGCGCCCGCCATGGCCGGCGCCGGCGCCGTCGTCTCCTCATCCCTCTTCTCCTCCACACTCACCCGCCCCGTTTACCGCCTCTCATCCTCCCTCACCGCCGTTCCCGCCTCAGACACTGCCGACGCCGTCCAACCCCTCCGTCGTTCCCTTCTCCTCGACCGTCTTCGATCCCGCCACCTGAAGGACGCCGGGAAGTCTTCTCCGCTAATAGTCCCGCCTTCTAGGCCTACTCCGGCGGGtgagaagaaggagaggaggAGTGCCATGGCGGGGAGCTTTGAAGAGTTGGGGCTCGAGGAGGAGGTTATGGGAGCGGTGAGGGAGATTGGGATCTCAGTGCCGACTGAGATTCAGTGTATTGGGGTTCCCTCTGTGCTCGAAGGGAAAAGCGTTGTTCTTGGTTCGCACACGGGTTCGGGGAAGACACTCGCTTATTTGCTCCCTCTCATTCAG TTACTAAGACGTGATGAACAACTGTATGGCATGCTGATGAAACCCAAGCGGCCTAGGGCTATAGTGCTTTGCCCAACCCGGGAGCTATGTGAGCAG GTCTTTCGGGTTGCTAAGTCCATAAGCCATCACGCACGATTTCGGTCCACTATGATAAGCGGGGGTGGCCGGTTGAGACCACAAGAAGATTCCTTGAGCATGCCGGTTGATATGGTTGTTGGAACACCTGGGAGGGTTCTGCAGCATATTGAAGAGGGGAACATGGTTTATGGGGACATCAAATATTTG GTTTTGGATGAGGCAGATACTATGTTTGATCGAGGTTTTGGGCCTGATATTCGTAAATTTCTTGCTCCACTAAAAAAACGTGCAACAAAACCAGATGACCATGGATTTCAAACTGTATTGGTTACTGCAACCATGACAAAG GCAGTGCAAAAATTGGTAGATGATGAGTTCGAAGGAATAATCCATCTGCGCACTTCCTCTTTGCACAAGAAAGTTGCATCTGCTCGTCATGATTTTATCAAACTTTCTGGTTCTGAAAACAAGCTGGAGTCTCTTCTACAG GTTCTTGAACCAAGTTTATCCAAGGGAAACAGGGTTATGATC TTCTGCAACACATTGAACTCGAGTCGAGCTGTTGATCATTTCCTTGTTGAAAACCAGATATTCACAGTCAATTATCATGGGGAGGTGCCTGCTGAAGAAAG ggttgagaatctgaAGAAGTTTAAGAGTGAAGAAGGAGATTGCCCAACATTAGTATGCACAGACTTGGCTGCTCGAGGCTTGGACTTAGATGTTGACCATGTTATCATGTTCGACTTCCCACTGAATTCT ATCGACTACCTTCACCGAACTGGAAGAACAGCTCGCATGGGCGCTAAAG GCAAAGTAACAAGTCTAGTTTCAAAGAAAGATCTTCTTCTGGCCAATAGAATCGAAGAAGCCATCAAGAAAAACGAAAGCCTCGAATCCCTGAATGTAGTTAATGTTAGAAGGGATGCTACCACGACGCCGCAGACTGTTTCAAGGGGCCGAAACTCAAGAGTTTTGAAAGTCACAAGTCCGAAAAACAGACCCAGTGCAAAATCATCAAAAGTCAGCCAAAAACCAGCTAAAGCTTCAATCTCAAAACCATCAGCTACTGCATCAGTTAAAAGATCTCCTTTCGAAGACCGGTAA
- the LOC120280666 gene encoding PRA1 family protein F3-like: MAGYGTIPTSSAPESGHTMDFISRAKERGYSALATRRPWREMVHRHAFNLPPSLGEAYLRIRTNIAYFSMNYAIIVLVFVFVSLLWHPISLIVFLLTMAAWLFLYFLRDEPIVLFHRTIGDRTVLIVLSVVTLVLLLLTNATANILISLLVGLIVVLLHAAMRRTDDLGSEEEGAGHWYSVVGETFKGSPSS, encoded by the coding sequence ATGGCGGGCTACGGCACGATCCCTACCTCGTCGGCGCCGGAATCCGGCCATACTATGGACTTCATCTCTCGAGCCAAGGAGAGAGGCTACTCCGCCCTCGCCACTCGCCGGCCATGGCGCGAGATGGTCCATCGCCACGCCTTCAATCTCCCTCCAAGCCTCGGCGAAGCCTATCTCCGGATCCGCACCAACATCGCCTACTTCTCCATGAACTACGCCATCATCGTcctcgtcttcgtcttcgtatCCCTCCTCTGGCACCCCATCTCCCTCATCGTCTTCCTCCTCACCATGGCTGCCTGGCTCTTCCTCTACTTCCTCCGCGACGAGCCGATCGTCCTCTTTCACCGAACTATCGGTGACCGCACGGTCCTCATCGTCCTCTCTGTCGTTACCCTTGTCCTCCTCCTTCTCACCAACGCCACCGCCAACATCCTGATCTCGCTGCTCGTCGGCCTCATCGTCGTGTTGCTGCACGCCGCGATGAGGAGAACGGACGATTTGGGCTCCGAGGAGGAGGGCGCTGGCCACTGGTACTCTGTTGTTGGGGAGACCTTCAAGGGCTCGCCATCGTCGTAG
- the LOC120280695 gene encoding putative transcription factor bHLH041, protein MDSIFFLEAEARRLFLRDVGRTLGCLYISLWSYIPPPSNCLVCMDAWFHEDDATQPSTTSFLSVPQRLFDAYKRSFCSIQDSSVPGVAFKQGLPYFELRESELITSAYSQVQQHFYQEAGVKTAVFLGCNGGEAEIGMPTLPNMMNMQMDIRQIFTELIPTDLSKPSSSSSSSLRSLSIGSPEYSPLLLNKPSTTHFDDNFRDTATKQATPPSYLLTMQASGFNQYQQTWFPNQSSEDDAMTKAMLAVISSSSPSSHPPPPPPPKLNQPVGAFRLYNPSLAPRTDPKNTTWHSQKMIKMAIALSKRINLIKFKSAAVLQDQRPTSNQLHHMISERKRREKLNESFLALRNLLPPGFKKDKASVLANTKDYLNTLKAEISELKQKNEILEKKLLFADEIPENADDDSNEKFKVQITRLSESTSQGQRITLTIDVREECDIIVFILRVLECLKSMSFINLVSINASTLPPHIHMFARGTLTLQIEASDWDEASFKETVTRMVARTLARPETES, encoded by the exons ATGGactctatcttcttcttggAAGCTGAAGCTCGCCGCCTTTTTCTTCGTGATGTCGGCCGAACTCTTGGCTGTCTCTACATCTCTTTATGGTCTTACATCCCTCCACCTTCCAA TTGTCTTGTTTGCATGGATGCATGGTTCCATGAGGATGATGCTACTCAACCTTCTACTACTTCCTTTTTGAGTGTTCCTCAAAGACTCTTTGATGCTTATAAGAGATCCTTTTGTTCCATCCAagatag TTCTGTTCCTGGTGTTGCCTTCAAACAAGGCTTGCCATACTTTGAACTAAGGGAATCAGAGTTAATCACTTCAGCTTATTCGCAAGTTCAACAACACTTCTATCAG GAAGCTGGAGTTAAG ACTGCTGTTTTTCTTGGATGCAATGGAGGAGAGGCTGAAATTGGAATGCCTACATTGCCCAAT ATGATGAACATGCAAATGGATATAAGACAAATTTTCACAGAATTAATTCCCACTGATCTTAGCAagccttcatcatcatcatcatcttcactgAGATCACTCTCCATCGGCAGCCCCGAATACTCACCTCTCCTTCTCAACAAGCCTTCAACTACTCACTTCGACGATAATTTTCGTGATACCGCCACCAAACAAGCAACTCCACCTTCCTACTTATTAACGATGCAAGCCTCCGGCTTCAATCAATACCAACAAACTTGGTTTCCAAACCAGTCGAGTGAAGACGACGCAATGACAAAGGCAATGCTTGCTGTGATTTCATCATCTTCACCTTcttctcatcctcctcctcctcctcctccaaagTTAAACCAACCAGTTGGTGCATTTAGACTTTATAATCCATCACTTGCTCCAAGAACTGATCCCAAGAACACCACATGGCACAGCCAAAAGATGATCAAGATGGCCATTGCTCTTTCAAAAAGAATCAATCTCATTAAGTTCAAATCTGCAGCAGTACTCCAAGATCAAAGGCCAACTAGTAATCAGTTACATCATATGATATCCGAGCGAAAACGGAGAGAAAAACTCAATGAGAGCTTCCTTGCTCTCAGAAATCTCCTCCCTCCTGGTTTTAAG AAAGACAAAGCTTCAGTTCTAGCAAACACAAAGGACTATCTCAACACTCTGAAAGCTGAGATTTCTGAActtaaacaaaagaatgaaatactaGAAAAGAAGCTCTTGTTTGCTGATGAAATCCCAGAAAATGCTGATGAtgattcaaatgaaaaattcaaGGTTCAAATCACAAGACTCTCTGAATCAACCTCACAAGGCCAAAGAATCACCCTCACAATAGATGTCAGGGAAGAATGTGATATAATAGTTTTCATCCTTCGGGTTCTCGAATGTCTTAAATCGATGAGTTTTATAAATTTGGTGTCGATCAATGCGAGCACATTGCCGCCACACATACATATGTTCGCACGAGGAACACTAACGTTACAAATCGAA GCTAGTGACTGGGATGAAGCTTCTTTCAAAGAGACAGTGACTCGGATGGTGGCCAGGACGTTGGCACGGCCGGAGACGGAGTCATGA